The sequence below is a genomic window from Macaca nemestrina isolate mMacNem1 chromosome 13, mMacNem.hap1, whole genome shotgun sequence.
TGTTTCCCAAGAACTGCCTGCCTGAACTGAGACCAAGCCTATGAGAGAGCTGACACGCTACAGAACAGCATCTGACCTCCTCAGCACAGGCCTAGAGGGCAAAATGAGAGCCAAAGGAAGGAagttaaagaaatgtaaaaatctgACTCTATTTAAGGAAGAGCTTTCTAACAATCTGTTTTCTCCAAAAATGGGATTGGCCTACTCGAGCCGTCGCTGAGCATCGTCGCTGAGCTCCAGCAGGGCTGGATGGCCATCTGTCGGGGACGGGCGCGGGCCCAGCACCGGCTCCAGGATGGGCGGCTGGCTCAGTCTGAGAgcctgggagtacaggcattggttGAACCGATCACAGCTCCCGAAAAAACTAAGCATGCTGGATGGAAGATGTGGTTCATAGTTTTAATTTGTGGCtttgtcttttctccttctaAAACACTGAGGAAGAAAAATGACAAGGTTTTCAAGGGAATTTCCAGGTCACCCAGAGAACGCGCCTGGCCTTGTTCTACTTCCTACCAGTCTCTGAGCATTTCATGCTTTACTGAAATcttgtgcgcgcgcacacacacacacacacacacacacagaagacaCGACAAGTCAACAGTATAACAATGTTTAGCATCACTAAAAAGAAGGTACTTTGGTGAAAGGCAGACATTGGAAAAATAAAGCTCAGGGCAATCTTCAAGTTTTTCTCTATTCATGCCACCCTCTTTTTTGGTAACCACAGTTAATCAAGAGTTATACGCATAAAACTGTTTCTTTCAAGTGGCATGCTTATGTGGGGGGGAAAACAGATGAAAGGGAGGCAGCTCAGTGGAGGATCATATTactaatgaaaaatgaaatttctcCATCAGGCTGAGAATCTATGATTCCCGGTGAGCTGGTATGATTCATACAAAGTTCTGTGTCTCACTTGTCTCTCCAAATCATGGTAATAACCTAATCCCTACACAACAGTACTACCTAATACACGAAGGCTTTCAATGGTTTTTGCAGAGGGAGTTTAGACTTTTCAAGATGgcagaaaaggaaagatgaaCACTTTGCAACAGCCACCACGTTTGGTGTATAATTTTACTTTCAGTTTTCCCACGTATTCCTCATTCTCCGttccccaaaagaaaacaaatcctcgctagaaaattttttaaaaccccaagTAAATGTGACACAGGTGAtaatattaactcatttcaaTAGCCAGCCCTTAAGTGATAACCTGCTGTCCTGGATACAGAAAACATTCTACTCATAAGAAGGTAACAACAATGTTTTAAATGTCAGATGAGTCATTCTTCAAAAAAGTCCTCGCAATTGTTTTCTCAGGTAATCTGAGGCAGTAACTACTGTCAGTCAGTCCCATGTGCATGCACATGCAAAGGCAAGACTGGACACCGTTAACTTTGTGTAACTCCAGGAGGGCCCTGCCCATATCCTGACACCTGGGAGAACAAGAGGCACATGGGGAGAGAGCCGGACAACGGACAACAGTATGGCTAAACTGGGCCCCCACCCTGGAGCGGCCTCTGATGTCACACAGCTGGCCTCTTAGCTAACAGCACCCGGGACTGTGGCGTGACGTAGCATCCATTTCAGAGTGGGAAAAAGTGCTTTGGCTGTCCCCTGCTCTAGGGTTGTAGGCCAAACGGACAGGATTTTATAAGAGAGAAAGAACTTCATGTCACGACACTGGCAGAGCTGGGTAGACTTAGAGGTGAGAGTTCCAAGTCAGGGTCCTCTAAAGTTTTGATACAAGGAGATACCTGTGCAGGGGTCGCAGGCACACAGAAGGGTCTCCATACACAAGACCCCAAACTCCAGAATCTCCAGGAAATGACAAACATCCTCTTTCTCCATTTTCATCTCTTAattctcagatttttaaaaaagacatctacgaagatgttaacatttaaaacagactttttttttttgaaaaagaaaactaactaGAAAGATGAACGGTGTCCCTTGAAATGCACAAGGCTTCCTCTCTCCAAAGGGTGGAACACTCACCTAGTGTGTCCTTCAGGTTCTTCACCAGGGAGCCCTTCTTCAGGCTGTTCTTCCGCTCCACGTAGTTGGACGGCACATAGCCCGTCCTGTTGGCGGCGTTCctcacccgccaccacgtcttgGAGTCGTCCAGCAACCACAGCCGCTCGTTCTTCTTGATGTCCAGCTCCTGGTCCTGCTGGGCGGTGTAGTCCCACTTGGCTATCACAATAACTTCTTCTGTCATTTTCATGGAGTCCTTCTGCCAGCAAAACATTTGGAGATGCTCATTAGAGAACTACCCGGACACTTCATCCTTTGCACCAACTTGAAAAATTAGGCACTGACAGCTTTTATTACAACTCCGCAACCCATTTTCTCCTGGGTCTTGAAATGCTCGACTTTAAAATGACCTTCTTTCAACAAGCTTCAGTATTTGGTTTAGAAACAGCAACCGTATAAAACAAATCCTATGTCACTGTTTGCTGCACATGGGGAAATCTGACCCTCTaacaaaaacaaacttgaaaaaaattctaaataacatTATGATTAAATGAGTCCATTTCATTAAGTAACACTGCCTCCTGATAACTGTTAGGTTTACACTCATTTTCTCAGGATATGCTGTGTCTTAtcaacatatttaataaatgcaaCATAACCAAATTACtcctataaattaaaattaacattttactaaTACAAGGTGGTATCCTGGATTGGATCATGAAACCGTAAAAGAAAATTAGTGGAAGTactagtgaaataaaaataaagtctaataataataaaaataataaataattgtcaATCTCTTAGTTTGGACAACACACCAGTAAGATGTTACTGTACTTACCTAAGATGTTAATACAATGAGAAACCAGGCAAAGGGTACATGGGAATGTTCTGTACTATGTTGGAaacttttttataaatataaaattcttccCCAAAACTTtcattcacacaaaaacctgcgcAGGGACGTCggtagcagctttattcataattgttcAAACTTGGAAGCAAGCAAAATGTCCTTTAGTAGGTGAatgataaactgtggtacattcggacaatgaaatattattcggtaccaaaaagaaatgagctatcaagccatgaaaagacatggaggaatcttAAAGGCATATTGttaggtgaaagaagccaatctgaaaaggcacAGACGGTGTGATTCTGACAGTTTATCCTTAACCAAACTTCAGCCAGACTCCTTTGAATGTTCTTCCTATTAGGCCTTGACTTTTGTACTTCCGCATCCATCTCTGCATTGCCTAATTTTTGCAAGAGTCTCCTGCTAAGCTGCTCTAGCTGGAATCCTCCACCCTCAACATCTGATCTGCTTCCTCATCCTCTACCATCCCCCAAGTGACAGCTGATCACTCTGTCCTGCCTTCAGAAGAATCCTGTTCGGTCAGTTTAACCAGAATCCTCACCCTCCaccctgatgtttcctcttagtaattttccatcagCCAACTCCCTTATTTTGCTCCTTGCCTATAAATGCCCACTCTTTCTTGTTGTATTAATATTAGGAGTCAAACCCAATCTCTCTCTTGACGCAAAACCCTACTGTAGTAGTCCCTCTGAATAAAGTCTGCCTTACTGTTCTTGTCATGAATAACTTTTATCTTTAAAACggtatgacattctggaaaagacaaatcTATGGAGAGAGTAAGAAAATGAGCCCTTGCCTGGGgcaagagggaagggagggatgcAAGGGTGAAGCACAGGATTTTTAGGGTTGTGAAACTACTCTGTTCAATACTATAATGGCGGACACCTGTCATTATACATGTGttaaaatctataaaatgtgGAACATCAAAAGTGAACATAACATATGAAAagtttatcaaaataataaatgtgtatattatTTATCTAGAGAAGTCAATTTTGTAAGTAATAAATAGcaaaagtatgaaaataaaataatcaattatTTTAGCAACTCTGTACTTCTTAGGTAGAAGATGCACCAGCAGTCTTTAAGCAGAAAAATTCAATATTCAGTCCTTAAACTAactagacatttctccaaattaGGGAGAAATGAATGGTGAAAAGACTCTGGACTAAAATCCCCTTCCTCCCTGACAGAAGTTCTCATTATTTTATAGGGATGACTTTAGGATTACAGGGGTCCTAGGCATATTGACTCCAGGGAAGCataaataccattttttaaataagtgttttCTACTAGATGCTAACAACgttttataaataatacatgtttcTTTCATGAATTAACTTCCAAATTTAAAGATAACAAACCTTTTGGGAAGGAGGAAAGCCTCTGCATAATGTATACAATATTCAAGAGGATAAAGTTTACATAAAGCTCCTATCAGAACTGGAGACAATTTTGTTATCCAATTTCAGAAAATCTCAAGTGCATACCATGTGGAACTCACTAACCTGAGCTTTAAGTCAGATTAGACTTTTGAAAGTCATAAAGGCAGATTTTCTAAGTAACAACAAGAAGAGCAATAGCAGTAACAGGAATGGAATATTCAGAGAATACTCCATCTGAatatcacatttctttctttttttttttttttttttgagacggggagtcttgctctgttggccaggctggagtgcagtggtgcaatctcggctcactgcaagctccgcctcccgggtttacgccattctcctgcctcagcctcccgagtagctgggactacaggcgcccgctaccgcatccggctaattcttttgtttttagtagagacggggtttcaccgtgttagccaagatggtctcgatctcctgacctcgtgatccgcccatctctgcctcccaaagtgctgggattataggcgtgagtcaccgcgcccggccccacatcTCTTTCTTAATTACACAATTTCCACAAGGTTTTAACAAGAGCAGCCCATTGCTTAAGACCAGTCAAGATCTCGCCAATCAAAGTTGTTTATTAATATTTCCTACTGCATGAAGGGCAGTTAAGTAAGGAGCTGGCTGGGCAGGATCTATTTTCATGCACACCAAATATCACACAGAAGCTTTAAAAATTCCACTgcctgtgagctgagatccggccactgcactccagcctgggccacagagcgagactccgtctcaaaaaaaaaaaaaataaataaaataaaataaaaaattccactGCCTGAGCCCTACTGCAAGCCAATTATATTAGTATCTTTATGAAAGAGGCCTGAGCATCCAAGGAGTTTTACATCTTCCCATGTAATTCTTCTGAGTCTTAGATGGGAAAGACCAAGTGAGAGAACCGAGCCACAAACAATGCCCCACAGAGCCTCTCCTGGGCCGCAACCCTGAGCTCCGCGAAATGCAATGGGAAGTAAAAGTTGAGCAGTGATACGCACCTGCCACAAGCCAAGGCGTTTCATCTTGGGAAAACCCACCTTTCAGGGAGGTGTCCTCCTTCAGGAGACTGTGTCACAGAGATTGAGGGCCTTGTTTAATGGCAGTCAGGATTTGAGCCCAAGCCTGTGGACCGCCCCCTCCCCGACCCGCCCAACCGTCCGACGCGTGGGCTGCATTTTGATAGGCTTATTCCAACTCAAGAATTCTAAGATTCTAGGACACGTGAAAATTAAAAGTTGCCATACAACTAGGAAATGACTGCCTATTGGTTGGCCATAGCAATGGGTTTAACCCTATTTTAATGGGTCGATAACCACCcccatcaattaaaaaaaaaccaaaccaaattaaaccaaaacaaaaccaaacctgcTTCTGAAGACCAGGCAATCGACGCCCACCAATCAACAACCACCTCATATCAGAGGGCCAGCCGATAAACGACCACTTCACGCCAGTGAAATCTGTCAATCAACTAAGCCACACCAGACGGCCAGCCAATCAACAACTGCCTCACTGCAGTGAGCCTGCTTCAGAGGGACAGCCAATCAATGACAGCCCCATTGGAGTAATCACAACTCAGTAGCTAAAGGTTAACCAATCCCTGAACACTTCCGCTTCTGGAACTCCAGGAGCACTGGAAGCCACACTTCCCAAGACCCTTAGAAAGCTCAGCTccggccggcgcggtggctcacgcctgtaatcccagcactttgggagcccgaggtaggcggatcacgaggtcaggagatggagaccatcctggctaacacggtgaaacctgtctctaatacaaaaaaattagccgcgggtggtggcacgctcctgtagtcccagctacttgggaggttgaggcaggagaatcgctagcacccgggaggtggagcttgcagtgagccgagatcgcgccactgcactccagcctgggcaacagagcgagactccgtctcaaaaaaaaggaaaaaaaaaaaaaagaaagaaagaaagaaagaaaagacaggtCAGCTCTGTAGCGGTCACCGACCTAGCAGCCCAGTTTCCTCAATGAAGGAGGCACCCCTTCAGTTTCTTGTTCTGAAACTGAGTTGTGGCAATGCACTAATACAACAATGGCTCCTTCATTTACATAGCCGGGCTGGGCTGCTGCCCTCAGAGACCCCAAAACAAGTGGGAAGGAAGAGTGCCCCATCACCCTGCATCCTCACAGGCTTCggttttttctctctttgccaaCACGGGTTGGAAAGGCTGGCTGGAAGCCCATCTGGAGGGTCTTGTTGGCCAAGAGTTGAGGTTGCATCCCTTGGACGCTGTTTCTTAAAATCCAACAGGACCATGTGGTATTTTCAGTTAAGAGTAATTTGCTATGGTGCAGGAAGGATTCAAACAGAAAGAGACCGCAGATGAACCATTATTCTACAATAAAATTAGACATACAAACTGACAAATTTCCAATATGAAAAAGCCTCAACAGAAGAAAGTCTGAAAAACAATGCATTCCAACTAATTGACTACTGAAATTTTAAGTCAGAGATGGTATTCTGATTTAGTCTAGGCAAGACCATCACAGAAGTCTGATTCAAAGAACAATGCATGTTTTTCTCTCTAGCTTAGCAGTTCAAGGAAACCTAATTTTTGGCTTCATTACTACAGCTAGTTAAGTTTATTACTCAGGTCTACCCCAAAGAGAGAAGGGCTAAAAATTTGATATTATATAGCCAGATCACATCTTGTACGTCATGTGACTACTCTAAAACCCAGCTTAGCAAGACCCCCAAGTGATGCTGGAAAAACAGCTCTCAGAACCTCATGAGCTAAGCTGCTTTTTCAAGTCTTAGGTGggaatggatttaaaaacaaatagggATAGGTATGAAAACTATCTCAGCTCAACAGTTTTCACTAACCCCTAAAATTCGAGGAATCCTACTCTAGGAccctattttctttctaaagataATCCTATTAATTGTATCTTGCTGGGTTACACACTACCGACAGTAGCCAGTGTCCCCACAACGTTAAAAAATGGTCGCAGTTATTTCCAAAGAGGTCACGTGGATCAAGCTGAACCAAATATTACAGAAGAAAGGAGTTAAGGGTCTGAGATTCAAGCTTAGCTGAACCTCCTGTATGTTCCCCTTGGATTTCagctcttctgtaaaatgggacaccACCACTTCCCTCAAAAGATACTTCTGATGCTCAGGAGAAACATGAGTACAAAGTGCTTTAGAGGGCAAGGTTTCGCATCATCTAGGTGTGGGCCTTGCTACCACCTTAGCCCAGCTGCTGCTTCAATAGCCTGGGGTGATACTTCATTGAGGAGCTTGTAAACAAAAGCCCTGAGGCCCAATGTGCCAGCATTAAGAGAGACTTAAGAATGGCAACTACAATCATAATGAACACTTACTTCATACATGTGAGGTGGGGCCATGTTCTACCCATCTCTGCTTCATTTAACTAGGATTTACTGAGTTTTCTAGGTACCAGGGTTCCTTGCAGAGCAAGACAGGCCCAGCATCTGCTCTCCTGTGATTCAAGCCCGGGCACAAGCAGTACCTCTTCAAAGATACCCATCAAAGTGCCACTGTCCTAGCCCTCTTGTCTGACTTCCTGAAGAGCATTTAGCATCAGAGATGACCTGGTCACGTACTTATTGTCTAGgaggccccactgtgtgttgACAGTGGCTGTTTAGCCTTCAGCCACCTGGTTTAATGGGAAGCTGAAGGAGAAGGCAGACTGATGATTCAAAGTTAATATCCACCTGCCTCATTCACCTTTCCACTGATTAACCAATTTATCCCACCACAGAGAAGACCAGagtcttccctccctccttctttccttctttctgatggcatctcgctctgccacccaggctggagtgcagtggcacaatcgcagctcactgtagcctccaactcctgggctcaagcgatccatctgcctcagcctcctgagtagctgggactacaggtgtgtaccaccatgccctgctactTTTTTACTTTGTGTAGATATGGAgttatctacaaaaaatatttatgttgcctaggctggtctcaagctcctggcctcaaggtatcctcctgccttggcctcccaaagcgctggcttacaggtgtgagccaccacacccggccttgatTTCTTAAACTTAATTCAAAATGTATGCACAGAGAGACAAAAACAAGTCTAACACGTTACTTCCAGGATATTAACTTGAAATTTCAAAaacacatatgtgcacatgtgtacagacataccaaaatatatttatgtgcaAATAATTGGTTAGAGTTCACTTAGTAGAAAAAAATTGAGTCTATATGAAAACTACCGTCATCCCTACCTTGATTTTCAACACGCAGTCTGAATTATTCAGATAATACAATCTGCTTCACTGTGGCTCCTTAAGACTTTTATCTTTGTAATATCTCATGCTTTCAGGGGAAAAATGCAACTGACCAATGTATGGAAACTCATTCAAATACAGGCTTTTAGCAGATATAATTTGGGAAGGGGCTTGTTTCAATATTTTACGGGGGAGGGGTAGAGAAGGCAGGTCTAGTTGAAAGAAGTTTACTGAATCTAAAGCACAAGTCCACGAACTCGGTTCCTCTCGCCCCGTCTCTCCTGCAGCTCATTGGAGGCAGGCTTTGTACACTGCTATTCTCAGAAGCAAAGGAGCATCTTCTCTGTGGCTGCTCCCACTGAGCATGGCTGGCTCTTACGGGACAGCAGCTTCCGGTCAGGAAGACCTTTGCTCGGTATGTTATTTTGGAGAGAATCCTTTTATgatttgtcttctgtttttattGGGTAATGGTCAAGATCTGCTGCTTGTAAACTCTCTTCCGACCGTTGAAATTGCAGAAGTTTTCTCTGTGGACACTGATAGGATCACTTTTGTGAATGATCCTCTTCAGCTGTAGAAAGCCAGGGTTTGAAAGGCCGGCTTCCTATCAACCATCTGGGTGACTTTGGGGGAAGGTGCTTGACCACTCTTCCCCCCATTTCTGTGTTTGCAGATGGGTCAGAGCTTCGGCGAGGATTAAATGAGCCAGGCTATAGGAAATACCTAATACTCAGTCTGTGCTGGACAAGTGTTAGCCATTATTGCTCTACTCATGTCCATGTAATGCCCAGTCATCACTAGGCTCAATGGCTTGAATGTAAGGTTCACGGGGACTCAGAAACATATGTGCAACACATTATGtcattgaaagaaagaaaacttaaacaGAAAGATGTGCCAACACTGGAAGGTAGTAAAATTGGGATGACATAGTTCTGTGAGGTTTTGCAAGGAGACCCCAATGAGTCTTGGGTCCTAGCTCCCTTTTTTTAATGCTCCCAGTGTGGCTAATGCTAATGCTATCTGCTTGTATCTAGCTAGCCTAGAAAAGCTTCGATTTGTCCACAGCATCTAACAGAAtacattttacagacaaagaggTGTAGTCaagttattataaaatgtaaatttaaactaCTGTTCATTTTAGAGAATCAGTCGATGAAAAAAATATGCTTAAGTACTTGGGATGGGTGATTATCCAGCGAATTCGCCTCCCTCTTTGCTACCTGCTCCTTTCCTGATGTACCCTGAGTGTCCCCCGCCCAGGCTCCTCTCCCACCGTGGGAGCCCCCTGTAAGCTCATCCACTTCCCATTAGCTGCCTGGCTCTTGTTCCAGGTCTCTACTTCTAGGGAGGCCAGTTCCACTGCACACCTGCATTTCCACCTGCCTGCCAGACACAGGCCAGGACCCAGGCCAGGACCCTAGAGCGGCATTCACCACTGTTTAAACAATAATTATagtaaatattattcagcaaaagTTCAGGCACACAATATCCCACATCATTTCTTTTCTacaaaattgtgataaaatacatttaacgaagtttaatattttaaccatattctttaaaaaattttttccacCCAACCCCTGCAGATTAACCATTTTTAAGCGTACAGTTCGGTGGCCTCAAGTACATTCACCCTGTTGTGCAAACATCAACTATCTGCGGAACTATTTTCATCTTGAAAAACTGGAACAGGCACCCTCTGAACACTAACTCTCAACTTCTGCCTTCCCCCCCACGATTTTACTTTCTGTCCCTGTGAATTTGACAACTCCAGGTACCTCATTTAAGTGGAGTCACTTGTCCATCTATTTGTGACTGGCTAATTacacttagcatgatgtcttcCGGGTTCATCGTTtggcagcatgtgtcagaattccctTAAGGCCGAATAACATTCCAGTGTacgcatataccacattttgttggTCCGTTCATCCATCAGTGGACATTTGTGTTGCTTCCACCTTTGGGCTACTGTCAATAatgctatgaacatgagtgtgcaaATAGCTCTTCAGGTCTCTGCTTTCCAGtccattgggtatatacctagaagtgaaattgctggatcatatggtaattctagtttTAATTCTTGAGGGATTGCCCTCATGCCTTCCACACAGGCTGCATCTacaattccaccaacagtatacaagggtgccaatttctctatatccttgtCAACGCCTGTTATTGTCTGCTTTTTGACGGCAGTCATCCTACTGGGTGTAACGTATACATCAGTTTCTTAACTGAACAGTATTTGTACTGCATCCTCAATAGAATTTATTAGCACATAGCaattctca
It includes:
- the LOC105490168 gene encoding cytoplasmic protein NCK2 isoform X4, whose protein sequence is MKMTEEVIVIAKWDYTAQQDQELDIKKNERLWLLDDSKTWWRVRNAANRTGYVPSNYVERKNSLKKGSLVKNLKDTLAQRLLRVP